From the Glutamicibacter halophytocola genome, the window GGCGGCATGGAGATCGAGGTGCTCGCAGTTGAGCGCCCAGAGGCTCTGGCCAAGGTCGCAGTGGACCCAATCGTTGGCATCGACGCAGCCAAGGCTGCCGAGATCGTTGAGACCGCAAACTTCCCAGAAGAACTGCGTGCCAAGGTTGCAGAAACCATCCAGAAGCTTTGGGTTGTTTTCAAGGAAGAAGACGCAACCCTCGTTGAGGTCAACCCACTGGTGAAGACCGGCGCCGGCGACATCGTTGCGCTGGACGGCAAGGTCTCCCTGGATGACAACGCTTCCGAGGTTCGCCACCCAGCTCACGAAGAGCTGGAAGACAAGGGCGCAGCCGATCCACTGGAAGCCAAGGCAAAGGCCGCTGGCCTGAACTACGTCAAGCTGGACGGCGAAGTAGGCATCATCGGTAACGGTGCTGGCCTGGTTATGTCCACCCTGGACGTCGTTGCCTACGCTGGCGAGAACCACGGTTCGGTCAAGCCTGCAAACTTCCTTGACATCGGTGGTGGAGCTTCGGCTGAGGTCATGGCCAACGGCCTGGACGTCATCCTGAACGACCCACAGGTCAAGTCGGTCTTCGTCAACGTCTTCGGCGGCATCACCGCTTGTGACGCTGTCGCAAACGGCATCGTTGGCGCGCTGAACACCCTGGGCGACTCGGCGAACAAGCCACTGGTTGTCCGCCTGGACGGCAACAACGTTGAAGAGGGTCGTGCCATCTTGGCCCAGGCCAACCACCCGTTGGTCACCCTGGCAGCAACCATGGATGAGGGCGCCGACAAGGCTGCCGAGCTCGCCAACGCAGCGAAGTAAGAGGGATAAGCGAACAATGAGCATTTACCTGAACAAGGACTCCAAGGTCATCGTCCAGGGCATCACCGGCGGCGAAGGCACCAAGCACACCGCCCTGATGCTCAAGGCTGGCACCAACATTGTTGGCGGCGTTAACGCCCGCAAGGCTGGCACCACCGTCACCCACGGTGACCAGGACATCAAGGTGTTCGGCACCGTGGCAGAAGCCAAGGCCGAGACCGGCGCTGACGTATCGATCGTCTTCGTGCCACCAAAGTTCACCAAGGACGCAGTCGTTGAGGCTATCGAGGCTGAAATCGGTCTCGTTGTTGTCATCACCGAAGGTGTTCCAGTACAGGACTCCGCTGAGTTCTGGGCTCTGGCGCAGTCGAAGGTTGACGCCGACGGCAACCAGATCACCCGCATCATCGGTCCTAACTGCCCAGGTATCATCACCCCAGGTGAAGCACTGGTCGGCATCACCCCGAACAACATCACCGGCAAGGGCCCAATCGGCTTGGTTTCCAAGTCCGGCACCCTGACCTACCAGATGATGTACGAACTGCGCGATCTGGGCTTCTCGACCGCAATCGGCATCGGCGGTGACCCAGTGATCGGCACCACCCACATCGACGCACTGGCCGCTTTCGAAGCTGACCCAGAGACCAAGGCCATCGTCATGATCGGTGAAATCGGTGGCGACGCTGAAGAGCGCGCAGCTGATTACATCAAGGCCAACGTCACCAAGCCAGTTGTTGGCTACGTGGCTGGCTTCACCGCTCCTGAGGGCAAGACCATGGGCCATGCAGGCGCCATCGTTTCCGGCTCGGCTGGCACCGCCCAGGCCAAGAAGGAAGCATTGGAAGCTGCTGGCGTGAAGGTCGGCAAGACTCCTTCGGAGACTGCTGTGCTGCTGCGCGAAGTTTTCGCTGCTCTCTAAGCTGACGCTGAGCTAGAAGTTCTGCCCCGGGTCCTTGACCCGGGGCTCTTCTTTACCCATATGGCGTCATCGACGGCCAGCGGGCCTGAGAGCGCAGAAAAGGGGAAGTCCGCCGGACTGGCGGACTTCCCCTTTGCTATCCAGTAAGCGACGCCCGCAGGCGCAGCATTGCCGAAGCAGGGATAGCGTGCAGGGTCTCGAAGGCGCTCTACGGCTGCGCCGACAAGTCCTTGCCGGATTTGCCCTGCTCAGTCAATTCCAGCTGGTAGCTTTCCTCAAGGGCTGGAACCTGCTCGAACAGCTCCTCAACATCAAGATCAGGATTCTCCTCCTGGGTCTTGACCAGTTCAATCGCTTCTTCTTCGGTGGCAACCGAAGGCAGCGAACCCGGCAGCGGCTTGCGCGCAGATTCCTTGAGGAAGCACACCGCGATGAACCCGGCTACTGACGTGCCCATCACCCAGAATGCCGGTGCCAGCGACGACGAGGTCACAGTCACCAAAGCCTGCATGATAAATGGAGCAAAACCGCCAAAGATCGCTACTGCGAAGTTGTACGAGATGCCCATTCCACCGTAGCGCGAAGCGGTTGGGAACAAGGCCGGCAGCGACGAGGCAAGGTTAGCCACGTAGAAGGTCACAGGGAACGCCAGCAGGGACAGGCCAACCAACGTGGACCAGATAGCGCCGTGCATCATGAACAAGAAGGCAGGGATCGCCAGAACGATCGCGGAGACCGAACCAATGAATAGCACTTTGCGGCGGCCAATGCTATCTGAGAGCTTGCCGCCCAGCGGGATGCACAAGGACATGCCCACAAGGATCGGCAGGGTCAGAAGGTTACCGTGGACCGGGTCATAATGAAGGGTCTCGGTCAGGTAGGTCGGCATGTAGCTGGTCAAAGCGTAGCCAGCAGTGTTAGCTGCGGAAACCAGGACGAAGCCGGTCAGAAGCTCACGCCAATAGGACTTGACCAAGGCGATGACACCCTTGGGAGCATCAGGCGAGTTCTTGGCATCTTCGCTGGCGCGGTTGGCTGCTTCCTGGGCTTCCTTGAACGCGGGGGTATCCTCGATCTTGGAACGGAACCACAAGGCGATGACGCCCAGCGGCAAGGCGACCAGGAATGGGATGCGCCAGGCGAATCCTTCCATGACATCTTCGGCCAAGGTGAGCTGCAGGATCGATACAAAGGCCGCACCCAACGCGAAGCCCATGTAGGAGCCAAGGTCCAAAAGCGAGGCAAAAAAACCGCGTCGCTTGTCAGGCGCATATTCGGTAATGAACGTAGTAGCACCCGCGTACTCGCCGCC encodes:
- the sucD gene encoding succinate--CoA ligase subunit alpha; its protein translation is MSIYLNKDSKVIVQGITGGEGTKHTALMLKAGTNIVGGVNARKAGTTVTHGDQDIKVFGTVAEAKAETGADVSIVFVPPKFTKDAVVEAIEAEIGLVVVITEGVPVQDSAEFWALAQSKVDADGNQITRIIGPNCPGIITPGEALVGITPNNITGKGPIGLVSKSGTLTYQMMYELRDLGFSTAIGIGGDPVIGTTHIDALAAFEADPETKAIVMIGEIGGDAEERAADYIKANVTKPVVGYVAGFTAPEGKTMGHAGAIVSGSAGTAQAKKEALEAAGVKVGKTPSETAVLLREVFAAL
- a CDS encoding MFS transporter, producing the protein MEAANPRKQLFFRKRRLKVEDVNVVDNSMLKKAIGGTVVGNLMEWYDVGVYGYLAVIIGKLFMPDTVDPAIQTLFSLGVFAVTFVARPLGGVILGQLGDRVGRQKILVFTLLMMALATFGIGILPDYSVWGVAAPILLVALKLIQGFSTGGEYAGATTFITEYAPDKRRGFFASLLDLGSYMGFALGAAFVSILQLTLAEDVMEGFAWRIPFLVALPLGVIALWFRSKIEDTPAFKEAQEAANRASEDAKNSPDAPKGVIALVKSYWRELLTGFVLVSAANTAGYALTSYMPTYLTETLHYDPVHGNLLTLPILVGMSLCIPLGGKLSDSIGRRKVLFIGSVSAIVLAIPAFLFMMHGAIWSTLVGLSLLAFPVTFYVANLASSLPALFPTASRYGGMGISYNFAVAIFGGFAPFIMQALVTVTSSSLAPAFWVMGTSVAGFIAVCFLKESARKPLPGSLPSVATEEEAIELVKTQEENPDLDVEELFEQVPALEESYQLELTEQGKSGKDLSAQP
- the sucC gene encoding ADP-forming succinate--CoA ligase subunit beta codes for the protein MDLYEYQARDLFEAHGVPVLAGIVAYTPEEAKAAAEKIGGVVVVKAQVKVGGRGKAGGVKVAKTADEAFEHASNILGMDIKGHTVNKVMIAQGADIAEEFYFSVLLDRANRNYLAMCSVEGGMEIEVLAVERPEALAKVAVDPIVGIDAAKAAEIVETANFPEELRAKVAETIQKLWVVFKEEDATLVEVNPLVKTGAGDIVALDGKVSLDDNASEVRHPAHEELEDKGAADPLEAKAKAAGLNYVKLDGEVGIIGNGAGLVMSTLDVVAYAGENHGSVKPANFLDIGGGASAEVMANGLDVILNDPQVKSVFVNVFGGITACDAVANGIVGALNTLGDSANKPLVVRLDGNNVEEGRAILAQANHPLVTLAATMDEGADKAAELANAAK